One Pontibacillus yanchengensis DNA window includes the following coding sequences:
- a CDS encoding YkyA family protein — protein MRLGKIMLVLISVVFILSACNNGPSTAEKIYNHLEEAVTLEDAFKEQQDPLVKLEQKEKKLYDQIIDLGMKDFDKIKNLSNEALDLIEQRKNKLSVEKESIEAAKKEFEKVKPLIEELENESAKEKANEMVVVFNKRYDAYQQLYKSYEEAIKLDEELYKMLQDEELKKEKLDSQIEKINKKYEDVMKANSTFNKYTKKYNELKKEFYEAAELEVQYEKESNSENEKGSSEKDSSDKQEDTNEEQTNNEE, from the coding sequence TTGCGTTTAGGGAAAATAATGCTAGTGCTTATCTCAGTGGTTTTTATATTATCAGCTTGTAATAATGGACCTTCTACTGCTGAGAAAATTTATAATCATTTAGAAGAAGCGGTTACATTAGAAGATGCATTCAAGGAGCAACAAGATCCATTGGTGAAATTAGAGCAAAAGGAGAAAAAACTTTACGATCAAATTATTGATTTAGGCATGAAAGACTTTGACAAAATCAAGAATTTATCAAACGAAGCTTTAGATTTAATAGAACAACGTAAGAATAAGTTAAGCGTTGAAAAAGAGAGCATTGAAGCGGCAAAGAAAGAGTTTGAAAAAGTTAAGCCTTTGATTGAGGAATTAGAGAATGAAAGCGCAAAAGAAAAAGCCAATGAAATGGTCGTTGTGTTTAATAAACGCTATGATGCCTATCAACAATTGTATAAATCTTATGAAGAAGCGATTAAATTAGATGAGGAATTATATAAGATGCTCCAAGATGAGGAATTGAAAAAGGAAAAATTAGATTCTCAAATTGAAAAAATAAATAAGAAGTACGAGGATGTAATGAAAGCAAATTCTACATTCAATAAATACACAAAAAAGTATAATGAACTAAAAAAAGAATTTTATGAAGCTGCTGAGTTAGAAGTTCAATATGAAAAAGAAAGTAATTCTGAAAATGAAAAAGGCTCCTCAGAAAAAGACTCTTCTGACAAACAGGAAGACACTAATGAGGAACAAACAAATAATGAAGAATAA